A window of the Pongo abelii isolate AG06213 chromosome 10, NHGRI_mPonAbe1-v2.0_pri, whole genome shotgun sequence genome harbors these coding sequences:
- the SNRNP35 gene encoding U11/U12 small nuclear ribonucleoprotein 35 kDa protein isoform X4 → MKPANMNDWMPIAKEYDPLKAGSIDGTDEDPHDRAVWRAMLARYVPNKGVIGDPLLTLFVARLNLQTKEDKLKEVFSRYGDIRRLRLVRDLVTGFSKGYAFIEYKEERAVIKAYRDADGLVIDQHEIFVDYELERTLKGWIPRRLGGGLGGKKESGQLRFGGRDRPFRKPINLPVVKNDLYREGKRERRERSRSRERHWDSRTRDRDHDRGREKRWQEREPTRVWPDNDWERERDFRDDRIKGREKKERGK, encoded by the coding sequence AACATGAACGATTGGATGCCCATTGCCAAGGAGTATGATCCACTCAAAGCGGGCAGCATTGATGGCACCGATGAAGACCCACACGACCGTGCAGTCTGGAGGGCAATGCTGGCACGATATGTCCCCAACAAAGGTGTCATAGGAGATCCCCTCCTCACCCTGTTTGTGGCCAGACTAAACTTGCAGACCAAGGAGGACAAATTAAAGGAAGTCTTTTCCCGCTATGGTGACATCCGGCGGCTTCGGCTGGTAAGGGACTTGGTGACAGGCTTTTCAAAGGGCTACGCCTTCATCGAATACAAGGAGGAGCGTGCCGTGATCAAAGCTTACCGAGATGCTGATGGCCTGGTTATTGACCAGCATGAGATATTCGTGGACTATGAGCTGGAAAGGACTCTCAAAGGGTGGATCCCTCGGCGACTTGGAGGCGgtcttgggggaaaaaaggagTCTGGGCAGCTGAGATTTGGGGGACGGGACCGGCCTTTTCGAAAACCTATTAACTTGCCAGTCGTTAAAAACGACCTCTATAGAGAGGGAAAACGGGAAAGGCGGGAGCGATCTCGATCCCGAGAAAGACACTGGGACTCGAGgacaagggatcgagaccatgaCAGGGGCCGGGAGAAGAGATGGCAAGAAAGAGAGCCGACCAGGGTGTGGCCCGACAATgactgggagagagagagggacttCAGAGATGACAGGatcaaggggagggagaagaaggaaagaggcaAGTAG
- the SNRNP35 gene encoding U11/U12 small nuclear ribonucleoprotein 35 kDa protein isoform X1, with translation MNDWMPIAKEYDPLKAGSIDGTDEDPHDRAVWRAMLARYVPNKGVIGDPLLTLFVARLNLQTKEDKLKEVFSRYGDIRRLRLVRDLVTGFSKGYAFIEYKEERAVIKAYRDADGLVIDQHEIFVDYELERTLKGWIPRRLGGGLGGKKESGQLRFGGRDRPFRKPINLPVVKNDLYREGKRERRERSRSRERHWDSRTRDRDHDRGREKRWQEREPTRVWPDNDWERERDFRDDRIKGREKKERGK, from the coding sequence ATGAACGATTGGATGCCCATTGCCAAGGAGTATGATCCACTCAAAGCGGGCAGCATTGATGGCACCGATGAAGACCCACACGACCGTGCAGTCTGGAGGGCAATGCTGGCACGATATGTCCCCAACAAAGGTGTCATAGGAGATCCCCTCCTCACCCTGTTTGTGGCCAGACTAAACTTGCAGACCAAGGAGGACAAATTAAAGGAAGTCTTTTCCCGCTATGGTGACATCCGGCGGCTTCGGCTGGTAAGGGACTTGGTGACAGGCTTTTCAAAGGGCTACGCCTTCATCGAATACAAGGAGGAGCGTGCCGTGATCAAAGCTTACCGAGATGCTGATGGCCTGGTTATTGACCAGCATGAGATATTCGTGGACTATGAGCTGGAAAGGACTCTCAAAGGGTGGATCCCTCGGCGACTTGGAGGCGgtcttgggggaaaaaaggagTCTGGGCAGCTGAGATTTGGGGGACGGGACCGGCCTTTTCGAAAACCTATTAACTTGCCAGTCGTTAAAAACGACCTCTATAGAGAGGGAAAACGGGAAAGGCGGGAGCGATCTCGATCCCGAGAAAGACACTGGGACTCGAGgacaagggatcgagaccatgaCAGGGGCCGGGAGAAGAGATGGCAAGAAAGAGAGCCGACCAGGGTGTGGCCCGACAATgactgggagagagagagggacttCAGAGATGACAGGatcaaggggagggagaagaaggaaagaggcaAGTAG